A genome region from Clostridium sp. JN-9 includes the following:
- a CDS encoding P1 family peptidase: MKRIKFTDIEGLKVGHEQNFEAATGCTVVICEEGAVAGVDVRGGAPGTRETDLLDPVNLVEKINAVVLAGGSAFGLDASSGVMEFLEERNIGFDVSVTKVPIVCSAVLFDLVIGSSKIRPDKQMGYSACINAYNEQEQMQGNIGAGTGATVGKILGPEFSMKGGLGTYAVQIGRLKVGAIVAVNCLGDVIDPCSEKIIAGALNKEKNGFVNTESIMMDQYQMKSNLFSGNTTIGVVATNAVLTKAQAKKISSMAHNGYARTMRPAHSMFDGDTIFTLGTGKTDADVNVIGMLAANVMEKAILNAVKSAESCHGYISYSDIISNH; this comes from the coding sequence ATGAAGAGAATAAAATTCACTGATATTGAAGGATTAAAAGTTGGACATGAACAGAATTTTGAAGCTGCTACAGGCTGCACCGTAGTCATATGTGAAGAAGGAGCTGTTGCAGGTGTTGATGTGAGAGGAGGAGCTCCAGGTACAAGGGAAACGGATCTTCTGGACCCGGTAAACTTAGTAGAAAAAATTAATGCTGTTGTACTAGCGGGAGGCAGTGCATTTGGCCTTGATGCCAGTTCAGGAGTAATGGAATTCTTAGAAGAAAGAAATATTGGGTTTGACGTTTCTGTAACAAAAGTACCAATTGTATGTTCAGCAGTATTATTTGATTTAGTTATTGGAAGTTCAAAGATAAGACCTGATAAACAAATGGGATATTCAGCTTGTATAAATGCTTATAATGAACAGGAACAGATGCAGGGAAATATTGGCGCAGGCACAGGAGCTACTGTTGGCAAAATACTTGGGCCTGAATTTTCCATGAAGGGCGGGCTTGGAACTTATGCAGTACAAATAGGCAGACTTAAAGTAGGTGCAATTGTGGCTGTAAACTGTTTAGGCGATGTTATTGATCCATGTTCAGAAAAAATAATTGCAGGAGCATTAAATAAAGAAAAGAATGGATTTGTTAACACTGAAAGTATTATGATGGATCAATATCAGATGAAAAGCAATTTGTTTTCAGGAAATACTACTATAGGAGTTGTAGCAACAAATGCAGTCTTGACAAAGGCACAGGCAAAAAAAATAAGCTCTATGGCTCATAATGGCTATGCAAGGACCATGAGACCGGCTCATTCTATGTTTGATGGCGACACTATTTTTACATTAGGAACAGGGAAGACAGATGCTGATGTTAATGTTATTGGTATGCTGGCAGCTAATGTAATGGAGAAGGCAATATTAAATGCTGTAAAGAGTGCCGAAAGCTGTCATGGCTATATAAGCTATAGCGACATTATAAGCAATCATTAA
- a CDS encoding ECF transporter S component, translating into MERKLRSTARFNTRQMAITGMLSSISILLGVTGLGFIPIPPIKATIMHVPVIIGAILEGPVVGAMIGLIFGLFSVIQAVMVPTPLSFIFMNPIISVLPRVLIGITSYYAFKGMFGKISTLKIGVAAAVGSFTNTFGVLGLIYLLYVDKYAKALRISPAVAKDGLIAVGVTNGIPEAILSVVITISVVMAVNKIRK; encoded by the coding sequence ATGGAAAGAAAACTGCGTAGTACTGCAAGATTTAACACCAGACAGATGGCTATTACTGGTATGCTGTCTTCCATCTCAATATTACTTGGGGTAACAGGACTTGGATTTATTCCTATCCCGCCAATTAAGGCAACTATAATGCATGTGCCTGTAATTATAGGTGCAATACTTGAAGGTCCTGTTGTAGGCGCTATGATTGGTCTGATTTTTGGATTATTCAGCGTAATTCAGGCTGTAATGGTTCCAACACCTTTATCATTCATATTTATGAATCCCATAATATCTGTTTTGCCAAGGGTATTAATTGGTATTACATCATATTATGCTTTTAAAGGAATGTTTGGTAAAATTTCAACTTTAAAGATTGGTGTGGCTGCAGCTGTAGGCTCTTTTACAAATACTTTTGGTGTACTTGGCCTTATTTATCTGCTTTATGTTGATAAATATGCAAAAGCATTAAGAATAAGTCCAGCAGTTGCTAAGGATGGATTAATAGCCGTTGGTGTAACCAATGGTATACCAGAAGCTATACTATCAGTTGTAATTACAATTTCTGTAGTTATGGCAGTAAATAAAATTAGAAAGTAA
- the rd gene encoding rubredoxin, whose amino-acid sequence MKKYVCSVCGYIYDPETGDPDNGVAPGTSFANLPDDWVCPVCGVDKSQFEEE is encoded by the coding sequence ATGAAAAAGTATGTTTGTTCAGTTTGTGGTTATATTTATGATCCAGAAACAGGTGATCCTGATAATGGAGTAGCTCCAGGAACTTCCTTTGCTAATCTGCCTGATGATTGGGTTTGCCCTGTGTGTGGAGTTGATAAAAGTCAATTTGAAGAAGAATAA
- a CDS encoding tRNA threonylcarbamoyladenosine dehydratase codes for MKQHSLSRTELLIGREALNKLNNSKVVVLGVGGVGSFTVEALARSGIGSIILVDDDTVCLTNINRQIHATFNTIGKPKVEVMKDRILSINPKCNVIVYETFINEENISDIIPMDTDYVVDAIDTVSSKLSVIQWCKHNNIHIISCMGTGNKLDPTKFKIADIYSTKICPLAKVMRHELRKRNIDSLKVLYSEEEPIKPRSDEVITCKEGCVCTGGSRKCAAKRQIPGSISFVPPVAGLIIGGEVIKDILSLK; via the coding sequence ATGAAACAACATTCTTTATCCAGAACAGAGTTATTAATTGGCAGAGAAGCCTTAAATAAATTAAATAACAGCAAGGTAGTAGTGTTAGGCGTTGGCGGGGTTGGAAGCTTTACAGTAGAAGCACTTGCAAGATCAGGCATTGGTTCAATAATACTTGTGGATGATGATACCGTGTGCTTAACAAATATTAACAGACAAATTCATGCCACATTTAACACTATAGGAAAACCTAAAGTAGAAGTAATGAAGGATAGGATTTTATCCATTAATCCAAAATGCAATGTAATTGTATATGAGACTTTTATAAATGAAGAGAATATTTCAGATATTATACCTATGGATACAGACTATGTGGTGGATGCAATTGATACAGTATCTTCGAAATTATCAGTTATTCAATGGTGCAAGCATAATAATATACATATTATAAGCTGCATGGGTACCGGAAATAAGCTGGATCCAACTAAGTTTAAAATAGCAGATATATACAGTACTAAAATATGCCCTTTAGCCAAAGTTATGCGCCATGAGCTTAGAAAAAGAAATATAGACAGCTTAAAAGTGCTTTACTCTGAAGAAGAGCCAATAAAACCAAGATCAGATGAAGTTATAACATGTAAGGAAGGCTGTGTATGTACTGGAGGAAGCAGGAAATGCGCGGCAAAAAGACAGATACCAGGCAGTATCTCATTTGTACCTCCAGTTGCAGGATTAATCATAGGCGGCGAGGTAATTAAAGATATACTCAGCTTAAAATAA
- the nagA gene encoding N-acetylglucosamine-6-phosphate deacetylase: MKAIINGKIITKDGVVSGKSIIFDKQIIDITDNLDQLNNSELQIIDAKGNYVSPGFIDLHIHGSGGKDAMDGDIEGLKVISSTIAKNGVTAFLPTTMTMDINLIYKALDTIRQAMKEQMPGAKVVGAHMEGPFINEKYKGAQAAEHILNPEFKLIDKYMDVIKIITLAPEKDHNFQFIKEAKNNGVVLSIGHSNATYEEAMDAIDAGITHATHTFNAMTPLHHRRPGIVGAIFNSSIVCELIADKIHVHPSLFQLLVNIKGKDKIVLITDSMRAGCMKDGQYDLGGQKVIVKDNSARLEDGVLAGSVLTLNKAVFNILNNTNLKINEVINMVSLNAAKEIKLDKCKGSLEVNKDADIVIFDKDINVKETIAEGNIIYKD; encoded by the coding sequence ATGAAGGCTATTATAAATGGAAAAATAATCACAAAAGATGGAGTTGTTTCAGGTAAAAGTATAATTTTCGATAAGCAAATAATTGATATAACAGATAATTTGGATCAACTTAATAATTCAGAGCTGCAGATTATTGATGCTAAAGGCAATTATGTATCTCCAGGATTTATAGATCTGCATATTCATGGATCTGGAGGAAAGGATGCAATGGATGGAGATATTGAAGGCTTAAAAGTTATAAGCAGTACCATTGCTAAAAATGGAGTTACAGCTTTTCTTCCAACAACAATGACTATGGATATAAATTTAATATATAAAGCTTTAGATACAATAAGGCAGGCAATGAAAGAACAAATGCCGGGGGCTAAGGTAGTTGGAGCTCATATGGAAGGCCCATTTATAAATGAAAAATATAAAGGTGCACAAGCTGCAGAACATATTTTAAATCCTGAATTTAAGTTAATTGATAAATATATGGATGTAATTAAGATAATTACCCTTGCTCCTGAAAAGGATCATAATTTCCAATTTATTAAAGAAGCAAAAAACAATGGTGTGGTTTTATCAATTGGACATTCCAATGCTACCTATGAAGAAGCAATGGATGCTATAGATGCAGGCATTACACATGCAACTCATACATTTAATGCAATGACACCTCTTCATCACAGGAGACCTGGAATTGTAGGTGCTATATTTAACAGCAGTATTGTATGTGAGTTAATAGCAGATAAAATTCATGTTCATCCTTCTTTATTTCAGCTTTTAGTAAATATTAAAGGTAAGGATAAAATTGTACTTATAACTGATTCTATGAGAGCTGGATGTATGAAGGACGGCCAATATGATCTGGGAGGACAAAAGGTTATTGTCAAAGACAATTCTGCCAGACTTGAAGATGGAGTTCTTGCAGGTAGTGTACTCACTTTAAATAAAGCAGTATTTAATATATTGAACAATACAAATTTAAAAATCAATGAAGTTATTAATATGGTTTCATTAAATGCTGCAAAAGAGATAAAGCTGGATAAATGCAAAGGAAGCCTGGAAGTTAACAAGGATGCTGATATAGTAATTTTTGATAAAGACATTAATGTAAAAGAAACTATTGCTGAAGGTAATATAATATATAAAGACTAA
- a CDS encoding GntR family transcriptional regulator, producing the protein MRKVLKNSPIPLHYQLKEIIQEMIENEELKPGDLLPTERELCEIQGISRMTANKAILSLVNEGLLYREQGRGTFIAEPKINQQLSELKGFTEEMRGKGYNTSSKILSFRIKEVTKNNSVILNLDYGKDLVFEIDRLMIIDNEPFVIEKVTIPENLCKNLTIEKIQDNSLYKVLKNDYGYSITNAKQTIEPVILSEEQCKLLNQKKDSLALLFRRTAYIENNVPIEYTKSFYRSDKYKYEVTLK; encoded by the coding sequence ATGAGAAAAGTCTTAAAGAACAGTCCTATTCCTCTTCATTATCAGCTAAAGGAAATTATTCAGGAAATGATTGAAAATGAAGAGCTAAAGCCAGGTGATTTACTTCCTACAGAAAGGGAACTGTGTGAAATACAGGGCATAAGCAGAATGACTGCTAATAAGGCAATTTTATCACTGGTAAATGAAGGACTTCTATATAGGGAGCAGGGAAGGGGCACATTTATTGCTGAACCAAAAATAAACCAGCAATTATCTGAATTAAAAGGCTTTACAGAGGAAATGAGAGGAAAAGGGTATAATACTTCATCTAAGATACTGTCTTTTAGGATAAAAGAGGTTACAAAAAATAACAGTGTTATTTTGAATCTGGATTATGGTAAGGATTTAGTTTTTGAAATAGACAGACTTATGATTATTGATAATGAACCATTTGTAATTGAAAAAGTAACTATTCCAGAAAATTTGTGCAAGAATCTTACTATAGAAAAGATACAGGATAATTCATTGTACAAAGTATTAAAGAATGACTATGGGTATAGTATTACTAATGCTAAACAAACCATTGAGCCAGTAATTCTGTCAGAAGAGCAATGTAAATTATTAAATCAAAAAAAAGATTCTTTAGCACTGCTTTTTAGAAGAACGGCATATATAGAAAACAATGTTCCAATTGAATATACTAAATCATTTTATAGAAGCGATAAATATAAATATGAAGTAACATTAAAATAA
- a CDS encoding AEC family transporter gives MQIIFTSLQSILSIIIMILIGYFLTKKKWFDNNASKLFSKIVFNISLPALMIENLCTNFNRQKFSSLSKGLMVPFLSMGISYIIGITLSKIIKVKKGRRGTFVSMFFVSNTIFIGLPVNLALFGDKSVPYVLLYYVVNTSFFWTLGTYGISNDGHGGNNKILSSKTLKQIFTPPLIGFLVGLSIIFANINLPKFILDTCKYLGNLTTPLSMMFIGITIYSVNLKEVKFSLDMFAILIGRFLVSPMLVIILTWFFPIPDLMKQVFVMQAAMPVMTNTSIVAAKCGGDYEYAAIMTVITTIACVFIIPFYMLLLNL, from the coding sequence ATGCAGATAATTTTTACTTCACTTCAAAGTATTTTAAGTATTATTATTATGATATTAATTGGATATTTTTTAACAAAGAAAAAGTGGTTTGATAATAATGCTTCTAAACTATTTTCAAAAATAGTATTTAATATATCTTTACCAGCATTAATGATAGAAAATCTATGCACTAATTTTAACAGGCAGAAATTCAGCAGCCTTTCAAAGGGGTTAATGGTTCCCTTTTTATCAATGGGAATAAGTTATATTATTGGAATAACCTTATCAAAAATTATAAAAGTTAAAAAAGGAAGAAGAGGAACATTTGTATCCATGTTTTTTGTTTCCAATACCATATTTATCGGGCTGCCAGTTAATTTAGCACTGTTTGGCGATAAAAGTGTGCCCTATGTGCTGCTTTATTATGTTGTAAACACATCATTTTTTTGGACTTTGGGAACATATGGAATCAGTAATGATGGACATGGTGGAAATAATAAAATTTTATCTTCTAAAACATTAAAGCAGATTTTTACTCCGCCATTAATTGGCTTTTTAGTTGGCTTATCTATTATTTTTGCTAATATAAATCTTCCAAAATTCATATTAGATACTTGTAAATATCTTGGAAATCTTACCACACCCCTTTCAATGATGTTTATAGGCATAACCATTTATTCAGTTAACTTAAAAGAAGTAAAATTCTCTTTAGATATGTTTGCAATATTAATTGGAAGATTTTTAGTTTCTCCAATGCTGGTAATAATATTAACCTGGTTTTTCCCCATTCCTGATTTAATGAAACAGGTATTTGTTATGCAAGCTGCAATGCCTGTAATGACCAATACATCCATTGTTGCAGCAAAATGCGGAGGAGATTATGAATATGCTGCCATAATGACAGTCATAACTACAATAGCTTGTGTTTTTATAATTCCATTTTACATGCTGCTGCTAAATCTATAG